The nucleotide window AGACTCGAATTCcttatcatcttcatcatcctcCAGAGTCCCCCTTCCAAAGTTTGCTCCCATAGTTTCCTTCTTATCCTTTATTTTCAACGTTATCTTTCTGCATTTCACCACCCCAGATGATTTTTGCTGCAATTCAAGCTTTCATGAAGTGAGCCCACATAATGCATACAAGAAAATAGTCAAATAAATACATCTCAAGCATTTGGAACCACTGTATCACCAAAACTTCAATAAACTAAGGGGGAAACCATTATTAACTTTTCATTTAAAACCCTGTTCCTTGTTGACCCAAGACAGATTTGTAGGCACATGGTCAATTACCTGATAAAAATAGACTATTCTAATTGGATTCCCACCACTAGCACCAAGAATCTAACACATATATAAAGCAAATTATCTTCATCAATTCAAACCCAATCCCCTTTTCTACTTCCAAACATGAAGGACTACTCTCACTACTACACATTACATCTGACATTTCCCTCTTACAACATTGCCCTGaatcaattccaaacccaaCTTCCACAATTCCACAAGCACATAAAAAACCTAGAACTAGAatcacaagaaaaaaaaaaaacagagagaccCATTAACCAAATATTATACCTCTTGTGGAAGAGGAGGGACCCAAGACCCATCATCCCACTCTCTATGAACCCTCAAATCAAAATGGTCACGCTCAAATTCCAGGTCAGCTTTACCATCCAACACCACCAAGTACTTTGAATTCTCCAAAATCTCCCTCACCGTCCCACGATACCACCCTTTTGCCCTGAACGCGTCCACGTCATCGCCGACCTTGAACGGCCGGTGGAGCTCCCGGGGAGGCATGGGCCGCACATTGCCGACCTCCACAATCTCCTTCAAGGGCTTTGTGCCTCCGCCGTGGGCCGTTAGGGTTTGGTACTGGACTAGGATGCGGGCCTTGTCTTTGATGACTGGACGGAGCACGGTGGCTGGGTAGTAGGGGCCGGTGGAGCCGCCGTGGACGGAGGTTGTGACCTCGACTTGGTCACCCTTGTTGAAATGGGTCTCTGACATTGGTGATGGTCAGGGTTTGCTAGTGAGCTCAACCAACCAAGAGCTTTAAATTCAaggaaatgagatttttttttttttatttcaattttttttttgtaatgagAATAATGTGTGTTTTGGGAAACTGGGGAATTTGTTATGCTTTTTCCAGATGAGGAAAATGGAGggttttttttgggtctgaggGTTTTAGGGGTTTGGATCAGTGTAAAATGAGAAAAAAATGGATGAGACAAAATAATTTTGTGAATATTTTGCATGCTAAAATTTAATTTGTGAAATTACATAAATATAATTTGAGAGTGagaaatttgtttgtttcttggaGAGCAAGAGACTCATCTAGGGGTTTTAGTCCTCTCCAGCTGGGCGTGGGGTACAGGCCTGGCTTGGTGACCCACGTGGCAGAGGGAAATTGCTTATCTTATGCTAGGCGccagataaataaataaataaaaaaataaaaaagcaattAAAATTTGAATCGTTGGTCAAACAGTCAAAGTCGCATATTTACTGGTGGTAAACTTGTGTTACAGACTATGGTTTTAATTTGTGTTGGAGAATGTCATCTCCTGTTTTGTTCATCCTCTTATATGATGAACCAAAAACCTTGATGGGTTTCCAAACCAAAGATACTGTAAATTTATATTAGGGTTATCGTATCGTTTCACAAATGTTCCTACCAAAGCTAAGACCGAATGAATGTCATCTTTTCCTTACCGGTGACAAGGGATTGCTAAAGTAGATCACCATTTAGTTATTCCATTCAAAGGCCTACGATGAATTAAGGTATAAGTTTTTCACCAGAAGATCAATATTTGCAATAGTCATGCATTACAGTTTACATCAATGTGCCTTGACATTGATAACTAATGGATCGATATCCTTCACCTTAAACCTGATCTTACAGGCGAGGCCTAGCGTATGAAAAGAAAAGCTTTGTAAGATAGACTATACGGAACCACAAGTATGCACAATCACAAAAGATGCTCGTACTTGAGTTCAGAGTTTACGCCTTACTGGAGAGCCAATAGAGCTTCATCCTCTTCATCCATCTGGGGTTTCcttttcctaaattttagggtgGCAGGTCGGGTCATGAATCTCCACAAGCGACAAATGGGGTCCTGAAGACCTTCCATCTCATAGTGTCCGAATCGCCAATCTCTTTCAACATAGGGTCTCCGTATAGGTTCATCAAGGCCTCCtgttaagagaaaaaaataCGTTGTCCATTCATCAATAGATATGAAAATTGCgaataaaaaaacagaaactaaaaAACAATGGGGAATAAAGAGTGAGCTTCTGCATGCATCACTGTAAATTTGAATTTCAATGTTCTTGCAGTATCAAATTGTGTGAGGACTAAAGACCCTAACTTAGGAACCGAACCATCATTTCTAGGCGGCCACCACAAAGTTCTGTTAGAACCTATGGTAGCTTTTCACATCAGTGATAGACTGATAACCCTATTGGTAGAGGTTTACATATCAGCGATAGCATCTGTGGACCTGACCCCGTTGCATGGCCAAACCAGGGGCAGAACTTTCATGAAACCGACTTGCAAGGTGTCACGGTTCACATTTACAGAAGGATACCAAAGATGTGTCTactattcaatgtagaatttTAGTTCGTGACAGGTTATATTGATGGATTGTTTGTACAAAATAATGCATCCTCCTCAATTTTAAGGCGGAAAAAGATAAGAACAGTTacttgaaattaaaagaatGCTGAGCTGCATGATTTACCTGCATACATCAAACCATCTTTATTAACAGCCCGATAAAAGGATcgcattttcttttctctagcAGATATTTGGAGTTGGTGCCATGCACGTGCCCGGTCATAACGTGTAATTTTACCTGTTGTCACCACCTGTAATGGAAACAAACAATGCAAGTTTTAATGGGGCACAATTAAGGCTCATTTTGGGGGTGGGTAGCGGAGCAGAAAGAAGTATCTGAGCAGTGAAGAAACTCGTTAACCTTAGTAAATAGATGGTATGAAGGACGTGGAACCCGGGCAAGATCTTTGGCCCGATCAACTGCTACCAGTCCAAACTTGGGACCATACCCATCTGCCCACTCCCAGTTATCAGAAATAGTCCAAAACAGGAAACCAAGCACACGGACACCCTATAAACCAACCATCATCACCGAATAAAGGAAAAATTAATTTGAAAAACAACTAAGAAGTGTGATGGGGATTACCATGATCTTGGCTGCATGAACAGCGAGCAAATGCTCTAGCAGGTAAGGCCGACGGATTACATCTGTCTCATCAGATACCCCATTTTCAGTAATTATGAAGGGTACATTTAGATGTTTATATCTGTCATTGAACTGAAGCAGCATGCGGTACAAGCCATCTGGGTATATCCCACGTCCGGATTCACTATATTCATCAGTCTCTACTAGCTTCAGTCCAGCACCACACACCACTTCCTAATGGGCAGAATAATAAGGTCACAGTTGACTCATAGTGATCTGTATATTATACGCGAAACATGACAGTAGCATTTTACTCAGTTAGAGAGATGAGAAAACCTGTCCATAGTAGTTTATGCCAATAAAATCCAGCTTGTCAGAAATACTATCCACATATGGGAAGACAGTCATGGAGTTGGCCAGTGTAACAGCAGGAACATCAAAGAGACCATATGGCCGCATGAATGAGACATGGTGTGCCACTCCAACTAATGGCTTGGATGAGGTACTGATGAAGATAAGAAGGaacaaagaattcagaaaaaatTCAATTTAAACATTATATACATAACTTGTAACTTGTTTGTAACTACTTTGAGCAAGGGCAAGATGAACACCACCCACCCTCCCAAACCAACAAAAGCAATGGTAAGAATAAAAATTCACCTACATATCCCACTTAGAAAAGAGTAAAGCATTATTGACATGAATTGTTGACTAGTCAGTTATGCAGGCAATAGACACATACACGTCAGATTATTCAAGCATTTCCTCTTTTAGAGAACTTATATGAGGCATAAAGACCTTTTTTCGTGGATATAGTCATAGGCCTTTAAGTGTGCAATGGCCATCCAATGCATGGCCTGTTTGAAAACACCAGTTGGTAGAGCAGAGGTCGCAACCTCCAGCATGTCAGGATGGCCACCAGGCCATGCACCCGCA belongs to Rosa chinensis cultivar Old Blush chromosome 4, RchiOBHm-V2, whole genome shotgun sequence and includes:
- the LOC112196765 gene encoding beta-glucosidase-like SFR2, chloroplastic codes for the protein MAVVPLFVTATKLAGLLATLTVAANVFSFSRYRKKNLRPFRSPIDESSDPLADFNLNEGEDGFFFGLATAPAHVEDGLNDAWLQFAQENPCDKSESQGDRQTADAIMGSATGDGGSQPAPPLGIPKKKKPPKIAMEAMIRGYAKYIKGDTGEEEEEKPVPNEECHHNVAAWHNVEHPEERIKFWSDPDTELKLAKDTGISVFRMGIDWSRVMPEEPLNGLTKTVNYAALERYKWIIGRVHSYGMKVMLTLFHHSLPPWAGEYGGWKVEKTVDYFLDFTRLVVDSVSDMIDYWVPFNEPHVFCMLTYCAGAWPGGHPDMLEVATSALPTGVFKQAMHWMAIAHLKAYDYIHEKSTSSKPLVGVAHHVSFMRPYGLFDVPAVTLANSMTVFPYVDSISDKLDFIGINYYGQEVVCGAGLKLVETDEYSESGRGIYPDGLYRMLLQFNDRYKHLNVPFIITENGVSDETDVIRRPYLLEHLLAVHAAKIMGVRVLGFLFWTISDNWEWADGYGPKFGLVAVDRAKDLARVPRPSYHLFTKVVTTGKITRYDRARAWHQLQISAREKKMRSFYRAVNKDGLMYAGGLDEPIRRPYVERDWRFGHYEMEGLQDPICRLWRFMTRPATLKFRKRKPQMDEEDEALLALQ
- the LOC112196766 gene encoding protein AGENET DOMAIN (AGD)-CONTAINING P1 isoform X1 produces the protein MSETHFNKGDQVEVTTSVHGGSTGPYYPATVLRPVIKDKARILVQYQTLTAHGGGTKPLKEIVEVGNVRPMPPRELHRPFKVGDDVDAFRAKGWYRGTVREILENSKYLVVLDGKADLEFERDHFDLRVHREWDDGSWVPPLPQELELQQKSSGVVKCRKITLKIKDKKETMGANFGRGTLEDDEDDKEFESEQFNLRLHREWDDRSSVPPLPEEQRSSGVVKCRKIRFKLKAKKETVRRNFENGTLVEVSSDEEGYKDAWYTARIVDYIGKDKFLVEYVSLVTDDRTQRLREEASSSHIRPCPPPLPQLVQFKVLQKVDAWYNEGWWEGSISKALTGSKYMVYFSSTNEELEFKHSNLRLHQDWCNGHWVMDPCQDFYGL